A genomic region of Sphingobium sp. HWE2-09 contains the following coding sequences:
- a CDS encoding ABC transporter ATP-binding protein has protein sequence MSSTPNADPIISLRNVTKVYGEGPTAFQALKGIDLDIAQGDFVAVMGPSGSGKSTTMNILGCLDVPSAGTFLFKNHHVETLDRDQRALLRRRYLGFVFQGFNLLSRTTALENVELPLIYRGEDKKTRYDLGMAALDKVGLKDWWDHTPAELSGGQQQRVAIARAIVTSPDVLLADEPTGNLDSERSVEIMELLTDLNKNSGITVLMVTHEPDMAAFARTIVHFKDGHVERIEEGMAA, from the coding sequence ATGTCGTCCACGCCCAACGCAGATCCGATCATCTCCCTGCGCAACGTGACCAAAGTCTATGGCGAAGGTCCGACCGCGTTCCAGGCTTTGAAGGGGATCGACCTCGACATCGCCCAGGGGGATTTTGTCGCGGTCATGGGACCGTCGGGGTCTGGCAAGTCCACGACGATGAACATATTGGGCTGCCTCGACGTGCCATCGGCGGGCACCTTCCTGTTCAAGAACCATCATGTCGAAACGCTGGACCGCGATCAGCGCGCCCTGCTGCGCCGCCGCTATCTCGGCTTCGTGTTCCAGGGGTTCAACCTGCTGTCGCGCACCACCGCGCTGGAAAATGTCGAACTCCCGCTCATCTATCGCGGTGAGGATAAGAAGACGCGCTACGACCTGGGCATGGCCGCGCTCGACAAGGTCGGCCTCAAGGACTGGTGGGACCACACGCCTGCCGAACTGTCCGGCGGCCAACAGCAACGCGTCGCCATCGCTCGCGCGATCGTCACCAGCCCCGACGTGCTGCTGGCCGACGAACCGACCGGCAACCTCGATTCGGAACGGTCGGTGGAGATCATGGAATTGCTGACCGACCTCAACAAAAACAGCGGCATCACCGTGCTGATGGTGACCCACGAACCCGACATGGCCGCCTTCGCCCGCACCATCGTCCATTTCAAGGATGGGCATGTCGAGCGGATCGAAGAGGGAATGGCGGCGTGA
- a CDS encoding ABC transporter permease, which yields MLGTTITLAFRAINRHKLRSFLTTLGIIIGVAAVVTMVTLGNGATAAVREQISSLGANVLQLRPGQGFGRGGGGPRPPDFKTADLTAIENQVTGVRAVAPVVQSSGTAIYEGNNWSTTVYGTTSAYSEVQQWKVADGRLFLPEEEEAGRSVCIIGNTVRTNLFQGTEPVGQRMRIKGVSCQVVGVLTTRGQGGFGDQDDVVVMPIKFVQRRFTGDRDISQIMVAVDDAYDTSAVQSSLEELMRERRKIKADQEDNFNVFDTKQISDTLTGTTTILTQIVGAVAAISLLVGGIGIMNIMLVSVTERTREIGIRLAIGAVAREVLLQFLVEAIVLSCLGGLIGLFLALIASVGIAPLMKVPFLFDVKVNIIAFVFSAAIGVVFGYFPARRAAALNPIDALRHE from the coding sequence ATGCTAGGCACCACCATCACCCTCGCCTTTCGGGCGATCAACCGGCACAAATTGCGCAGCTTCCTCACCACGCTGGGCATCATCATCGGCGTGGCCGCCGTCGTCACGATGGTAACGCTGGGCAATGGCGCTACCGCCGCCGTGCGCGAACAGATCAGTTCGCTGGGCGCCAACGTCCTGCAATTACGCCCCGGCCAGGGCTTTGGCCGCGGCGGCGGCGGGCCGCGCCCGCCCGACTTCAAGACCGCGGACCTGACCGCCATCGAAAATCAGGTAACCGGCGTCCGCGCCGTCGCGCCGGTGGTGCAATCCAGCGGCACTGCCATCTATGAAGGCAATAACTGGTCCACCACCGTCTATGGCACCACCTCCGCCTATTCCGAGGTGCAGCAGTGGAAGGTGGCCGACGGCCGCCTGTTCCTGCCGGAAGAGGAGGAAGCCGGTCGGTCCGTCTGCATCATCGGCAATACCGTGCGCACCAACCTGTTCCAGGGTACAGAGCCGGTCGGCCAGCGCATGCGGATCAAGGGCGTGTCCTGCCAGGTCGTCGGCGTGCTGACGACGCGGGGCCAGGGCGGCTTTGGCGATCAGGACGATGTCGTCGTCATGCCGATCAAATTCGTCCAGCGCCGCTTCACCGGCGACCGCGACATCAGCCAGATCATGGTCGCGGTGGACGACGCCTATGACACCAGCGCCGTCCAGTCGAGCCTGGAGGAACTGATGCGCGAACGGCGCAAGATCAAGGCGGATCAGGAGGATAATTTCAACGTCTTCGACACCAAGCAGATCAGCGACACGCTGACCGGCACGACCACCATCCTGACCCAGATCGTCGGTGCCGTCGCGGCGATATCCTTGCTGGTCGGCGGCATCGGCATCATGAACATCATGCTGGTTTCGGTGACGGAGCGGACGCGCGAAATCGGCATCCGTCTCGCCATCGGCGCGGTCGCGCGCGAAGTGCTGCTGCAATTTCTGGTCGAAGCGATCGTGCTGTCCTGCCTTGGCGGCCTTATCGGCCTGTTCCTGGCGCTGATCGCGTCGGTCGGCATCGCACCCCTGATGAAGGTGCCGTTCCTGTTCGACGTGAAGGTCAACATCATCGCCTTCGTCTTTTCTGCGGCGATCGGCGTGGTCTTCGGCTACTTCCCGGCCCGGCGAGCCGCTGCGCTCAACCCGATCGACGCCCTGCGCCACGAATAG
- a CDS encoding RcnB family protein yields the protein MFKKIFMALATTTLVATPIVSAQAQAQNYNQRNAPQHRQVETRKVVTQRANGRTVVKKQTVVRKDNGRRWAKGQRFDRRYATNYRVVNNYRDYRLSAPPRGYQWVRSGNDAVLIAITSGLIGAVVGSAIR from the coding sequence ATGTTCAAGAAGATTTTCATGGCCCTGGCCACCACCACCCTGGTTGCCACCCCGATCGTGTCCGCGCAGGCACAGGCGCAAAATTATAACCAGCGCAATGCCCCCCAGCATCGCCAGGTCGAAACCCGCAAGGTCGTGACGCAGCGCGCCAATGGCCGCACCGTCGTCAAGAAGCAGACGGTCGTGCGCAAGGATAATGGCCGCCGCTGGGCCAAGGGTCAGCGCTTCGATCGTCGTTACGCCACCAATTATCGCGTGGTGAATAATTATCGCGATTACCGCCTGTCGGCGCCGCCGCGCGGTTATCAGTGGGTCCGTTCGGGCAATGATGCCGTCCTGATCGCCATCACCAGCGGCCTCATCGGTGCCGTCGTTGGCAGCGCGATCCGGTAA
- a CDS encoding BLUF domain-containing protein → MSLYQIMYISSVVGTVSSQQCAAIARLSATNNRRDDVTGLLLFNGKRFLQVLEGPRDAVDRIFARIHADTRHRAVVKLREGSTDMREFGEWSMAYDDPARPSESLKDKVALLLNRAGASTRAHFIGSADLHRPAA, encoded by the coding sequence ATGTCCTTATATCAAATCATGTACATCAGCAGCGTCGTCGGGACGGTTTCGTCGCAGCAGTGCGCCGCGATCGCCCGTCTGTCCGCGACCAATAATCGCCGCGACGACGTGACCGGCCTGCTTCTCTTCAACGGCAAGCGTTTCCTCCAGGTGCTGGAAGGACCGCGCGACGCCGTCGATCGCATCTTCGCCCGCATCCACGCCGACACCCGCCATCGCGCCGTGGTGAAACTGCGCGAAGGATCGACCGACATGCGCGAATTTGGCGAATGGTCTATGGCCTATGACGATCCCGCACGCCCGTCCGAAAGCCTGAAGGACAAGGTGGCGCTGCTACTCAACCGTGCCGGTGCATCGACCCGCGCGCATTTCATCGGCTCGGCCGATCTCCATCGTCCCGCCGCCTGA
- a CDS encoding GntP family permease, whose amino-acid sequence MAVAIAALALILLMVAAYRGMSVILMAPLLAMLAVLLTDPAAVPAAFSGLFMEKVASFLKIYFPVFLLGALFGKLVEISGFSRAIVTAVIGVIGAGRAIPAIMMVTALLTYGGVSVFVAVFAVYPFAAEMFRRADIPKRLVPATIGLGALTFTMDALPGTPQIQNIIPTSFFGTTTWAAPVLGTIGSICIAAMGLVYLGWRRRAMLAAGEGYGAPETLVNEPEAIEEDVRVHPLIALLPLLVVGVGNLLLTLAIPRWVAGQEVSLSLAGMAEPVTVKVAQLSALWAVEGALLLGIGTILLFAFRTVARRFAEGSKAAVGGALLAGMNTAVEYGFGAVIAALPGFLVVKQALRVIPNPLVNEAITVTSLAGITGSASGGLSIALAAMADQFMAAGDAAGIPREVLHRVASMASGGMDSLPHNGAVITLLAVTGLTHRQAYKDIFALTLIKTLTVFIVIAVYYLTGLV is encoded by the coding sequence ATGGCAGTCGCGATCGCAGCATTAGCGCTCATCCTGCTGATGGTCGCGGCCTATCGCGGGATGAGCGTGATCCTGATGGCGCCGCTGCTCGCCATGCTGGCGGTGTTGCTGACCGATCCGGCCGCCGTTCCCGCTGCCTTTTCCGGCCTGTTCATGGAGAAGGTGGCAAGTTTCCTGAAAATCTATTTCCCGGTCTTTCTGCTGGGCGCGCTGTTCGGTAAGCTGGTGGAGATTTCCGGCTTTTCCCGGGCGATCGTGACGGCGGTGATCGGCGTCATCGGGGCGGGGCGGGCGATTCCCGCGATCATGATGGTGACGGCGCTGCTGACCTATGGCGGGGTGTCGGTGTTCGTCGCGGTGTTCGCCGTCTATCCGTTCGCGGCCGAGATGTTTCGTCGCGCCGACATTCCCAAGCGGCTGGTGCCTGCGACCATCGGGCTTGGCGCGCTGACCTTTACCATGGACGCGCTGCCCGGCACGCCGCAGATCCAGAATATCATCCCGACCAGCTTTTTCGGCACGACCACATGGGCCGCGCCGGTGCTGGGCACGATCGGATCGATCTGTATCGCGGCGATGGGGCTGGTGTATCTGGGCTGGCGGCGGCGGGCGATGCTGGCGGCGGGGGAGGGCTATGGCGCGCCCGAGACGCTGGTCAACGAGCCGGAAGCGATCGAGGAGGATGTGCGGGTGCATCCGTTGATCGCGCTGCTGCCGCTGCTGGTGGTGGGCGTTGGCAATTTGTTGCTGACGCTGGCGATTCCGCGCTGGGTGGCAGGGCAAGAGGTGTCGCTGTCGCTGGCCGGGATGGCGGAACCTGTGACGGTCAAGGTGGCGCAGCTGTCGGCGCTCTGGGCGGTGGAGGGCGCTTTGTTGCTGGGCATCGGCACGATCCTCCTCTTCGCCTTTCGCACCGTGGCGCGGCGCTTTGCCGAGGGATCGAAGGCGGCGGTGGGCGGCGCATTGCTGGCGGGGATGAACACGGCGGTCGAATATGGGTTCGGCGCGGTGATCGCGGCGCTGCCGGGCTTTCTGGTAGTCAAACAGGCGTTGCGGGTGATCCCCAATCCACTGGTGAACGAGGCGATCACGGTGACGTCGCTGGCAGGCATCACCGGATCGGCATCGGGCGGGTTGTCGATCGCGCTGGCGGCGATGGCCGACCAGTTCATGGCGGCGGGCGACGCGGCGGGCATCCCGCGCGAGGTGCTGCACCGGGTCGCATCGATGGCGTCGGGGGGCATGGACAGCCTGCCGCATAATGGCGCGGTCATCACCCTGCTGGCGGTGACGGGGCTGACCCATCGGCAGGCCTATAAAGATATTTTTGCGCTGACGCTGATCAAGACGCTGACGGTCTTCATCGTGATCGCGGTCTATTATCTGACCGGGCTGGTGTGA
- the rpsF gene encoding 30S ribosomal protein S6 codes for MALYEHVFLARQDLAQAQVDALAEIATKIVEDNEGKVTKVETWGLRSLAYKIAKNRKAHYVQLNIDAPGNVIAELERQTQINEDIIRYMTVKVDELETGPSVMMRKQDRPERGDRGPRGDRGDRGPRGDRDDRGPRRDREDAAPAGE; via the coding sequence ATGGCTCTTTATGAGCATGTGTTCCTTGCGCGCCAGGATCTGGCACAGGCGCAGGTGGACGCTCTGGCGGAAATCGCCACCAAGATCGTCGAAGACAATGAAGGCAAGGTGACCAAGGTCGAGACCTGGGGTCTGCGTAGCCTGGCGTACAAGATCGCCAAGAACCGCAAGGCGCACTATGTGCAGCTGAACATCGATGCCCCCGGCAACGTGATCGCGGAACTGGAGCGCCAGACCCAGATCAACGAAGACATCATCCGCTACATGACCGTCAAGGTCGACGAGCTGGAAACCGGCCCGTCGGTGATGATGCGCAAGCAGGACCGCCCCGAGCGTGGTGACCGTGGTCCCCGCGGCGATCGTGGTGACCGTGGCCCGCGTGGCGACCGCGACGATCGTGGCCCGCGCCGCGACCGCGAAGACGCTGCCCCGGCTGGCGAATAA
- the rpsR gene encoding 30S ribosomal protein S18: MARPFFRRRKSCPFAAKDAPKIDYKDVRLLQGFVSERGKIVPSRITAVSAKKQRELAQAIKRARHLGLLPYIVK; encoded by the coding sequence ATGGCACGCCCGTTTTTCCGCCGCCGCAAAAGCTGCCCCTTCGCCGCCAAGGATGCGCCGAAGATCGATTATAAGGACGTCCGTCTGCTGCAGGGCTTCGTGTCCGAACGCGGCAAGATCGTCCCCAGCCGCATCACGGCCGTTTCGGCCAAGAAGCAGCGCGAACTGGCCCAGGCCATCAAGCGCGCCCGTCACCTGGGCCTCCTGCCCTACATCGTAAAGTAA
- the rplI gene encoding 50S ribosomal protein L9, producing the protein MEIILLERIEKLGAIGDVVTVKDGYARNFLLPNKKALRSNNANKRVFEANRAKIEADNAARRADAEGAADSVNGTQIVLIRQSSNAGALYGSVAVRDIVEALHAAGVTNVTKAMVVLERPIKTLGVFDVKVALHPEVITTITVNVARSPEEADLQSQGVDVMADLFEKDESGFTEDYDPNAEPGEIASASNDEEETAEEA; encoded by the coding sequence ATGGAAATCATCCTGCTCGAACGCATCGAGAAGCTGGGCGCAATCGGCGACGTCGTCACCGTGAAGGACGGTTACGCCCGTAACTTCCTGCTGCCCAACAAGAAGGCGCTGCGCTCCAACAACGCCAATAAGCGCGTTTTCGAAGCCAACCGCGCCAAGATCGAGGCCGACAACGCCGCCCGTCGCGCTGACGCCGAAGGCGCTGCCGACAGCGTCAACGGAACGCAGATCGTCCTGATCCGCCAGTCGTCCAACGCGGGCGCGCTGTACGGTTCGGTAGCGGTCCGCGACATCGTCGAAGCGCTGCACGCCGCTGGCGTGACCAACGTCACCAAGGCGATGGTCGTGCTGGAACGCCCGATCAAGACGCTGGGCGTGTTCGACGTCAAGGTTGCGCTGCATCCTGAAGTCATCACCACCATCACCGTGAACGTCGCCCGTTCGCCGGAAGAAGCCGACCTGCAGTCGCAGGGCGTCGACGTGATGGCTGATCTCTTCGAAAAGGACGAGAGCGGCTTTACCGAAGATTATGATCCCAATGCCGAGCCGGGCGAAATCGCATCGGCCAGCAACGACGAAGAAGAGACGGCCGAAGAAGCCTGA